Proteins encoded by one window of Sulfurospirillum barnesii SES-3:
- a CDS encoding energy-coupling factor transporter transmembrane component T family protein, with the protein MDKTQTQPRIAPTTALLLALLYSTVVALQEHLYLPILLPLLLLGWLQKASLWSIFKRLFLLNTLIAIVVASMLWQENYELALLIFLRSNFILLFVLTIFQGKDEFSIAIAMQRLHLPHKLTSIFFFTAKSIFLIKREFTLFKNTLHVRGFIPKTNLLTYKTMAGFVGILFIKALERSLWLQKAMHLRGFCGEVYTLEAHQDLSAYDTLLAFITILSLVWRQGALI; encoded by the coding sequence TTGGATAAAACGCAAACCCAGCCACGCATAGCACCGACAACAGCGCTTCTTTTAGCGTTGTTGTACAGCACCGTCGTGGCATTACAAGAGCATCTTTATCTCCCCATACTTTTGCCACTGCTGTTGCTTGGTTGGCTACAAAAAGCGTCACTGTGGAGCATCTTCAAGCGACTCTTTTTGCTCAATACCCTCATTGCCATCGTTGTGGCAAGCATGCTTTGGCAAGAAAACTATGAATTGGCACTGCTTATTTTTTTACGATCCAATTTTATTTTACTGTTTGTATTAACGATTTTTCAAGGCAAAGATGAATTTTCCATCGCCATTGCGATGCAGCGTTTGCATCTGCCGCACAAACTCACCTCCATCTTCTTTTTCACGGCAAAGTCCATTTTTCTCATCAAACGAGAGTTTACACTTTTCAAAAATACCTTACATGTAAGAGGATTTATTCCTAAAACCAATCTTCTAACCTATAAAACAATGGCAGGATTTGTGGGCATTTTGTTCATTAAAGCATTGGAGCGCTCACTTTGGCTTCAAAAAGCGATGCACCTGCGTGGTTTTTGCGGTGAAGTCTATACTCTAGAAGCGCATCAAGACTTGAGCGCTTACGATACGCTACTTGCTTTTATCACGATTTTATCGCTCGTTTGGCGACAAGGAGCCCTTATATGA